One Oceanicoccus sagamiensis genomic region harbors:
- a CDS encoding DUF1289 domain-containing protein: MSKELEIRVKTPCIGVCSTGIGDSVCRGCKRFAHEVIHWNGYSQAEKRIIDQRLEGFLAQIVATKMRVTQQDLLQWNLDTQQIPYPSHKSPYIWAYELLRAGASQLGDLSQYGLELDAQYRETDLRELRLAIDAEFYILSEAHYQRYFASAGLQDEDSTEFEGV; encoded by the coding sequence GTGAGCAAAGAGTTAGAAATTAGAGTAAAAACCCCCTGTATTGGTGTCTGTTCTACAGGGATTGGCGATAGCGTTTGCCGCGGTTGCAAACGCTTTGCCCATGAAGTTATCCATTGGAACGGCTATAGCCAGGCGGAAAAGCGGATTATAGACCAGCGTCTGGAAGGCTTTCTGGCTCAAATCGTAGCGACCAAAATGCGAGTGACCCAGCAGGACCTGTTGCAATGGAACCTGGACACCCAACAAATCCCATACCCCAGCCACAAAAGCCCCTATATTTGGGCCTATGAGCTGCTGCGTGCCGGAGCCAGTCAATTAGGTGATTTATCTCAATATGGGCTGGAATTGGATGCCCAGTATCGCGAAACTGATTTGCGAGAATTACGTTTAGCGATTGATGCTGAGTTTTATATACTTTCTGAAGCTCATTACCAGCGTTATTTTGCTTCTGCTGGCTTGCAAGATGAAGATAGCACTGAGTTTGAAGGGGTTTAG